In Diceros bicornis minor isolate mBicDic1 chromosome 23, mDicBic1.mat.cur, whole genome shotgun sequence, a single genomic region encodes these proteins:
- the CALHM5 gene encoding calcium homeostasis modulator protein 5 — MDAFRGVLKFFLNQKTAIGYSFLALLTVGSERLFSLVAFKCPCSTANLVYGLVFLFAPAWVLLILGFFLNNRSWRLFTGCCVNPRKIFPRGHSCRFFYVLGQITLSSLVAPVMWLSVALLNGTFYECAMSGTKSSRLLGLICKGKPKECWEELYKVSCGKTSMTPTDNEELKLSLQAQSQILGWCLICSASFFSLLTTCYARCRSKVSYLQLNFWKTYAQKEKEHLENMFLEYANELSERNLKCFFENKRPDVFPMPTFAAWEAASELHSFHPSRQHYSTLHKVVEDGLELSPEDDETSMALVGTAHNV, encoded by the exons ATGGATGCTTTTCGGGGGGTTTTAAAATTCTTCCTTAACCAGAAAACTGCTATTGGCTACAGCTTCCTGGCTCTGCTGACGGTGGGAAGTGAGCGTCTCTTCTCACTCGTGGCTTTTAAGTGCCCCTGCAGCACTGCGAATCTGGTCTATGGGCTGGTTTTCCTCTTTGCTCCTGCCTGGGTGTTACTGATCCTGGGATTCTTTCTGAACAACCGGTCGTGGAGACTCTTCACAGGCTGCTGTGTGAATCCCAGGAAAATCTTCCCCAGAGGCCACAGCTGCCGCTTCTTCTATGTCCTTGGCCAGATCACTCTGAGTTCATTGGTGGCTCCAGTGATGTGGCTTTCTGTGGCTTTGCTCAATGGCACTTTTTATGAATGTGCCATGAGCGGGACGAAAAGTTCAAGACTCCTGGGACTGATTTGCAAGGGCAAGCCCAAAGAGTGCTGGGAAGAACTTTACAAAGTATCTTGTGGCAAGACCAGCATGACACCCACAGACAATGAAGAATTGAAACTGTCCCTGCAAGCCCAGTCTCAG atTCTAGGATGGTGCCTGATCTGTTCAGCATCCTTCTTCTCTCTGCTCACCACTTGTTATGCTCGCTGCCGATCTAAAGTTAGCTACCTTCAGCTGAATTTTTGGAAGACGTATGCACAAAAGGAAAAggaacatttggaaaatatgttCCTGGAGTATGCCAACGAGCTGAGTGAGAGAAACCTTAAATGCTTTTTTGAAAACAAGAGGCCAGATGTCTTCCCCATGCCCACCTTTGCGGCCTGGGAGGCTGCTTCTGAGCTGCATTCTTTCCACCCAAGCCGGCAACACTACAGCACCCTCCATAAGGTGGTGGAGGATGGGCTGGAGCTGAGCCCTGAGGATGATGAGACCTCGATGGCCCTTGTGGGTACCGCCCACAATGTGTAG